The sequence CCCTCCATTATAACGAAGTCTGCATCAACCTCATTTGCAAGCTGGGCTCCCTTCTTCATGTTGGTTATGAAAACATCCCCAACCATTCCACCACCACATCTTCTACATCCTATGGTTAAAATACGGCTCATAAGTGCATCTTCCCAGTGATCAGATGCTGCATGAACTCCCTTATCGGACTGTTCCATTAGGTACTCGGGTGTTATTTCGATCTTGTCGCCGTGAACTATCTCAGGTTCTTCAGGACCTCCACGTCCCATTGCAACCACACAGGGGTTGTAATTCTCTTTGTGTATGAGTCTAGCTGCGTATGCAGATACTGCGGTTTTCCCTATCCTTTTTCCAGTTCCAAGGATCTTGAGGGATGGTTTTTTCAGCACATCATGCTCTGAAAGTGGGTAGAACTTGAAATCAGGGCCTTCGTAGGGCACTCCCATGTCAAGAACAAGTGATGCAATCTTGAACCTCTTTGAGTAATCAACTATGGGTTCATCACTCAGATCCATGACCACATCAGCGTCGTAATCCCTCACAACTTCGATTATTGTTTCGTAGGGTATTTTGTGGGGGTCTTCACCGAAGTGAACTGGTCTTCCAAGTTTTTCAACAACACCCTCCTCTGAGTCTTCCCTTAGCTTTTCTGTACCTCCTATAAAAACAACTGCAACGATTTCGTTGTGTTCAAGGCTGTCAAGTGTGTCCAGTGCTGATTTTGTGACGGGAAGGTAGTGCTCTCCATCAACCAAGCATACCATATTTTTTATAGCTTTCATGGTAGTACATCCATTTTTTTAAAACAAACATCAATGAATTGGCTTTTTAAATTAGTATATTCTTAATAAATATTTATAGGTGCTGTAACAATGGGTTGAGGGACACTCCTTCGAAGGAGTGGAATGGAAACTGCCTCACTCTAAATCTGTAGGGAATATGTAAAAACTTATAAAAACGATTTATAGAGGATCATTTATTAAATAGATTTAAATAAAGATGATAATTAAAATAAGGGTTTAAATATATGTATGGAACAAAACTTATAGAGATTTTAAGCTTATAAATGGATTTTAAGAACTTACAGAACATTTGTTTTAAATATAAATGATGTTATCAGAGTTTCAAATCATCACGTTATTCATGGTTTACAATTAAGATACTTATAATAACGTGGGATAATGAATGATAATGATTAGCGTGATGATTAAATTAACCTGAATCCTTTTTACACCTTCAAACTTATTTTAAAGCAATTAAAGTTTTACTTTTTCTTTCTGATACTTCAGAGAATTTTCATCCTGGAATTTGAGCAATTCCTTCTTTGATCGTTTTACAAGCTCTGCAAGACCGTTTGAGATGTTTGAAGAACTTCCACCATTGTTGTTTGCAATTATCTCAGAAATTGCACTGGATAATACGAAAATAGCGTGTTTATGTTCGGCTTTAGTTCTGTGAATGTGGTGGGGGCTTATATGAAGACAGAGGTACTCCTTGCACTCATCTTTCACTTCATATTCATCATCAAGATACTTCAAAACGTATACCAGAAACTGATGCAGTTGTATGAGCTCATCCTTGTACATATTTACCAGACACCTCTTACATTTTCCTTAATTTAATTATTAAGATTCATTTGGGCATGTTATATATACCTTGGTACCGTACATCTATAAAAGAAGCAATAAGGACTATTTGTTCAATATTAACAAGTATTTTCATGCCAATACGATCTTTAGTATCTATTACAGATAAAGTTTTTGTAGGTAAAAATTTTATGTGTTGTGGATTAAGAGGAGTTAAGAGAACCTAAATAACAATTCAACCATAATTAGTAATATACTCATGTAAACAGGAAGTTCTATAATGAATGAAGGAGTATAGATCACTGGTTGATTTCTTAAGAACGGATCAATTAGATACCTTTGGAATTAGGATATATTGATTGGAATCTACCTTAAAAATGAAGTTCAGTTTCATCAACCAATGTAATCCCCTAATTCACAATATTTTCTAACCATTTAATTCACTAAAAAAAATCAGATCAGGGTTACATATTAAATTTAGAAGCTACATAAAATTAGCAGTACAACAATTGTACCAACATAAGATCAATTTAAAAAAATCTATTTCAAATATCATTCAAGCTTTATTTTATAATAATAGTTTAATAATAATAGTTAAATCAAGTTGTGGTACCATGGAAATCATAGAATTAACTGATAAAAAAAGGGATGAACTTTTAAAACGTTCAGAACTTGATGATGCTGATGTTGCAGGCATCGTTGGTGATATAATCAATGATGTGAGAAACAGGGGTGATGAGGCACTTAAACACTACACAGAAAAGTTTGACAAGGTTAAACTTGAAGATCTAAGGGTTGAATCATCATCAATAAACAAGAAAAACTTCAACATTGAGGATAAGGTTTTAAATGCCCTTAAAAAGGCTTCAAAAAATATAAAAAAGTTTCACAAGGCTCAAATACCTGAAGAATGGTCAATTGAGGTTGATGAAGGCATAAACGCCGGGCAGATAATCAGGCCCCTGGACTCAGTTGGATGCTACATTCCAGGTGGCAGGGCCATATACCCCTCAACCATACTCATGACAGTGATACCTGCAAAGATGGCCGGTGTTAAAAGGGTTATATGCTGCACCCCTCCCCAGCCAGACGGCACTGTCAGTGACATAATCCTTGCAGCAGCAAGCATAGCAGGTATTAATGAAATATACATGGTTGGAGGTGCCCAAGCAGTGGCTGCAATGGCCTATGGAACAGAAACCATACCAAAGGTTGATAAAATAGTTGGACCCGGAAACGTATTCGTCACAGCAGCAAAGAAAATGGTTTACGGGGCAGTGGATATTGATTTTCCTGCAGGTCCATCAGAGGTTCTCATAATCGCAGATGAAACTGCCAATCCCGAGTACGTTGCACTTGACATGATGGCCCAGGCAGAGCACGACCCAAACGCAGCATCAGTCCTTGTAACAGATTCCATGGAAACTGCAGAGGCAGTCAATGCTGAAATTCAGGAGAAAATCGGATCCATGGAGCGCAGTGAGATCATAACTGAATCCCTCCAGAAGTACGGTAGGATAGTCTTAACAGAATCCATTGAAGAGGCAGTTGACTTTTCAAATGATTACGGTCCCGAACACCTTATAATCACAACTGAAAACCCTGAAAAACAGCTGGAATCCATAACTAATGCTGGATCAATATTTTTAGGCCAGCTCACACCTGTTGCAGCAGGGGACTACGGCTCTGGAACCAACCATGTTCTCCCAACATCTGGCTGTGCCAGGATGTACTCAGGACTCTCTACAGAATCCTTCATAAAGAAACCAACTGTACAAAGACTATCAGAAAAGGGAGTTCTAAGTCTTAAGGATGTTATCATTGATCTTGCAGAGTACGAGGGCCTATATGCACATGCAGAGTCCTTCAAAAAACGTCTGGATCATGGGAAGGAGCAAGAAAGATTGAAGTAATGCAAAGATCTTGCAACTTTAACCTATATTTGGTATCTCTCCTTTCTAAACCATATTCAGAATTATAAACTGATATAAATAGGAATAATTAAAGAAATGATGGTTGAAGAAGAATCTTGAGTTCTATTTTTATTTACTGCAATTGGTTATATACTGGTTGGGATAAACTATTGATAGAATATTTCATATTCTTTTGAGATTTTTATAAAAATTTTTTTATAAAAAAAATTCTGCAGATTGAATGTTGCTAAGAGTTTTAACTTGAAGGATACTTGATGAAACACTTCATGAACTATTTAAATTTATAAAATCATTTAAAAGACTTAAAAATGGTTTTAGATCATTTGTTAGAGGTGAATTACATTGACAGATTCATTGGAAAACTGGAGAAGAACTCACTACACAAAAAACGTTAAACCCGAGATAAACGGTGAAGAGATAGTGCTCATGGGATGGGTACACGAGATAAGAGACCTCGGTGGAATAATATTCGTCCTTTTAAGGGATAGGGATGGGCTGATACAGATAACAGCTCCAAGTAAAAAGGTTTCACCAGAACTCTTTGAGGAGATCAAGAAACTCAAAAAAGAAGGAGTACTCGCAGTCAGAGGACTGGTTCAGGAATCAGGAAAAGCACCAAACGGTGTTGAAATCATTCCGGAGGAAATAAAACTCCTAAACGAATCCAAACTGCCCTTACCCCTTGACACAACAGGTAACACCCACGCCGAAATTGACACAAGACTTGATTCAAGGTTCTTAGACCTTAGAAAACACAACGTCAGTGCAATATTCAAGATAAAAAGCAGGATGTTCCATTCAATAAGAAACTTCCTGGAATCCAGAGGATACCTTGAAATCAACACTCCAAAACTCGTTGCATCTGCAACAGAGGGAGGTACAGAACTCTTCCCAATAACCTACTTCGAGAGGGAAGCATTCCTTGGTCAGAGCCCACAGCTCTACAAGCAGATGATGATGGGTTCAGGTTTCGACAAGGTATTTGAAATAGCACCTATATTCCGTGCAGAGGAACACGACACCCTCAGACACCTAAACGAAGCAATATCCATAGATGTGGAAACAGCCTTCACAGACAATGAGGATGCAATGAACATACTTGAGGAACTGGTGTGCAAGGCAATCACTGACGTTAAAGAACACTGTGAAGACGCCCTCAAAACCCTTGAAGTGGAGTTAGAGGTACCAGAAACCCCATTCAAACGTGTGACCTACGACGAGGTCATTGACATAGTCAACTCCAAGGGAGTTGCAATGAGACACGGAGAAGACCTTTCAAGGGCAGCTGAAAAAGCCCTTGGAGAAGTTATGGATGATTACTACTTCATAACAGAATGGCCAACATCCATAAAACCATTCTACGTAATGCCTGGATTTGAAGACCCAGAAAAGAGCTGTGCTTTCGACTTGATGTACAAGGACCTTGAAATATCTTCAGGAGCAATGCGGGTGCACCAGCACGACCTGCTCCTTGAGAAGATCAAAAAACAGGGCCTCAACCCAGATTCCTTCAGCAGATACCTTGCAGCATTCGAATATGGAATGCCGCCACATGCTGGCTGGGGACTTGGAGCAGAAAGGTTCACAATGTGCCTGACTGGTGCAAAGAACATAAGGGAAACAGTGCTCTTCCCAAGGGACAGAAGGCGGTTAACACCGTAAAAAGGTAAACTCCTTAAATGGAGTTCAAACCTTTTAAATCATTTTTTTTTTATTATACTAACTGTTAACACGGAATTAGAACTACTTTTAAATCAAATATTAAATTAAATACCAAATTTTATCATTTGAATTTTATTATCAACATCAATTACAGTAAAAAAATTAACAATAAATGTGTAGAGGGATTTAAACGTGAAAACATATGATGTGGCTGTTGTTGGAGGGGGACCTGCAGGTATGATGGCTGCAATCCGCGCAGCAGAACTTAAAAAAAATGTGGTGCTCGTTGAGAGAAACGATAAACTCGGTAAAAAACTTCTCATAACCGGAAGTGGTAGATGTAACCTCACAAACACTGCAGATACCACGGACTTTCTGAAAAAATTCGGTAAAAAGGGTTCATTTCTAAGATCAGCCTTCAAAACATTTTCAAACAGGGACACAATGGAATTCTTCAAATCCCGCGGCCTGGATCTGAAGGTTGAAGAGGGAGGCAGGGTTTTCCCGGTTACAGATGATGCAGGTTCTGTTCTGAACCTTTTAAAATCGTCTTTAAGAGAATCAAATGTTTCAGTTCTTTACAATCACAGGCTCTCCCATATGGATGTTCTGGGAGGTGATGGACCCTCCTTCAAGCTGAACTTTGACAGCAACTCATTCATGGCACACCGTGTTGTTCTTGCAACTGGAGGAGCTTCCTACCCTGCAACGGGATCCTCAGGTGACGGCTTCAGAATTGTCAGCGAACTTGGCCACAAGGTGGTTCCATTAAAACCAGGTTCTGTACCCCTGAAAACAAGGGAGAAATGGATATGGGATCTTCAGGGAACAGCCCTTGAGAAGGTTGGCCTTAAATTTAAGAGGGGTAAAAAGAAGGTTGCCTCTGGTGAAGGAGATCTTATTTTCACCCACTTTGGAGTTTCAGGGCCAGGAGTTCTTGATCTCAGTGGAAGTGTTGTTCAGGCACTTGAAGATGGAGAGGTTCAGCTCTTCATGGATCTGAAACCTGAAACTGGAATGGAAGCCCTTGAAGAGGAACTCTTAAAGGACTTTGAGGCACATGGAAAAACTTACCTTAAGAATTTTATGAAGTTTTTAATGCCTAACCGATTAATCCCAGTGTTTCTAGAACTTGTAGGGGTTGATCCAAATAAAAGCCTCAACCAGGTAAGTAAAAAAGAGAGAAATTCATTGCTCAACCTCTTAAAATCAATGCCCTTAACCGTGACAGGATCTTTGCCACTTAAAAATGCCATGGTAACGTGTGGGGGTATTTCAAAGAGAGAAATAGATCCTCAAAGTATGGAATCCCGGATATGCTCTGGACTTTACTTTGCAGGTGAGTTAATAGATCTCTGTGCACCTACAGGTGGTTACAACCTCCAGGAAGCCTTTTCAACAGGTTACCTTGCAGGTGAGAGTGCAGCAGGATTGGATAAATGACATCCTTGAAACCGGATTGAGGGAATGAAACCTTGAAGTAATTCAAGTTAGAACCCTTAAAATTTAAAAATTCTTTTTTTTAATCTATGATACTCCTCATGCGAAATACCTTTTCACTATGAATCCCAAGGGCTCCAAGTAAAAAGCCACCACCGCTGATGGACACAGCCACAGAGAGGAATCCAAAAACACTGAGATTGACGAAGCCCCATGGACTTTTTGGTAGGAACAGATCTATTGCAACCATCAACACACTGGATATTGTGCCACTGACTCCACCTACAAGAATGTAGTCATCCTTTGATTCTGCAACGTAGTTTGCAGTGAAACCTGCTACAACATTGGACAGTAGTATTCCAATACCTGAAAGATCTGCGTAGGTTGAAAAAAGAGAAAAAAGTGCACCTGTAAGGCTACCCAAAGTTATTGGTGCTAATATATTTTTTTTTAGACATTGATAGTGCCTTTATTTCTTTAAGTAGTTTGTTCCTTCAATTTAAATCTTTTTAAAAGGAATTATATTATAAAAAAAATAGGGTTGTAGAAGGTTTGGTTCTTTCTACATTTGCATCTATTTGGGTAACCTCTGTTTATTTACCCTTACCATTCACGTAGGCTTCTACTGTCCTTGATGCGAAGTAGAATATGACTATGGCTCCAACGATCCATGTGAAGTTGGTTACAACGGTGTTTGCTGAAGTTCCAGTTATCTTAGCTCCTTCAAAGGTTACAATGGGCACAAATGTTAAATACACTGTTATAAATGCACCTGTAAGAGCTTTTCGCACCTCTCCTGTGTCGAAGGGCGAAGTTCCTGACATGTAGTTTGCAACGAGCAGTATTCCAAAGAAGGTTACAATACCCATTCCTATGAATATCCACTGCATGTGAAGTCCAAGGAGAAAAACAACAAGTGGAATTATCAGAAGATCCATTACTCCAATGATACTTATCATTTTAAGACTGTTGTACCATTTTTTCCGCCTGGAATTTTTCACCTGTCTTAAGAAGTTATCCTTTTCCCTTTCAGCCTTTTTATTTTCTTTATCAAGCCATTCAACCTTTTTTTCAAGGTCCTCATTTTCCTTGGTTAGCTTCTCGATCTTCAATCTGTCAAGTTCACGGATCTGTTCTATCAACTCTTCCTTTTCCATTTGAAGTTTCTCAAGTTCATTTCCCAACTCTTTATTTTCAGCTTCTGTCATATTTTTTCCCTCAGTCCGTATTGTGACATTCAATTGCTCGTTAGCTTAATTTTCTATTTAACTTTTCATTTATCTTATTAATCTTTATTTAACATGATATTTAAGTTTATAATATTATTAAATTTCAGAGGGTTCCTTTAGAAGGATACTCTTAACAAAAAAACGCCCCGAAAATAATTTTTTTTATAAAATCTTTTGAAAACATGATCTCAGTTCAATATTTCTTTGTTGGGGAATGTTTGAAATAAGCATAATAAAAGGGAGGGTGAACACTAAAAACAAAAAAAATCAGAATGAAAAAAATGTAGAAACAATTGAATCCAGTTTTTTCATGAAATAAAATAAAATCGAAGCATGTTTTTCCATGGAATAATGCATAAAATAAAAAGTGCTGAAGGGTGATACCCTTCAAATTTATTTAATCAACAAATATTTATCTCAAACTGCATCAAAGCATCAGTGGGATGATTTCAATTTCATTGATCTTTCTGATGGCTGCAGAAGGTCGCTGGATTTTCCTTCTTTTAACATGAGCCTCATATCAACGGCTAATGCTCCTTCTCCCTCATCAAAGACCATCAATGGGTTGATTTCAAATTCGTTGATCTCTGGGAAGTCTGTGACAAGCTTTGAAATCCTGAGTATTATATCAAGGATTGCTTCAACATCCTTTGGATTATCCCCACGAGCACCTTCAAGGAGTTCATGTGTTTTGATTCCACTTATCATTTCCTCTGCCTCTATATCATTTACAGGGGCAATTGCGAATTTAACATCCTTCAGGACTTCCACGTATATACCGCCCAGTCCAAACATGAGCATTGGACCAAAGGCAGGGTCCTGAACCATACCGATGATGACCTCGGTACCACCAGACAACATCTTCTGTAACTGAACACCTTCAAGGGTGGCTTCAGGTTCCTTCTTAGGTATGTTCTCCATCATGTCCTCGTAGGCTGCCCTGACTTCATCTGCATTGTTGAGGTTGAGTTTGATTCCACCAACATCTGATTTGTGTGATATCTGTGGGGAAACGATCTTCATAACCAGTGGGTAACCGATTTCCTCAGCAGCCTTTACAGTGTCTTCAACCGTTGTTGTGATGGCTGTGCCCACTGTTGGAATTCCGTATGCCTTCAGTATGTCGAAGGATTCAAGACCAAGTGTGTGCATGCCCTTTTCCTTGGCATCTTCAATTATGTTTTTAACTGTAACCTTGTCAACGTTGAATTCAGGGGCTTTAGGATACTCCTGTTCCTTGATAATACTGTAATCGTAGAGTTTTTTCATACTCTTTACAGCACGTTTAGGGTAGAGGTAGTTGGGTACCTGTTCTTCAGCCAGAAGTTTTTCAGCACCTTCAAAGCTGGTTCCTCCAAAGAAACTGCATAAAATTGGTTTTTCAGATTTCTTGGCATGCTCGATTGCAACCTGGGCAATTCCCTCAGCATCGGTAACTGATTGTGGTGTTACAAGGTAGATCACACCGTCCACGTTGGGATCCTCAAGAATGGTTTCAAGGGCAAAGGCGTACCTCTCTGGACTTGCATCTCCAAGTACATCAACAGGGTTTTTAACGCTTGCAGTTTCAGGTAATCCGTCCTTCAATGTTTGTCTGGTTTCACAGGTGAGCTGAGCAAGTTCAAGGCCCTTCCTTATTGCAACGTCCGTTGTCATAATTGCTGGACCACCAGCATTTGTTATTATGGCTATTTTGTTTCCCTTTGGAAGTGGTGAGAGTGCAAGTGCACTACTGTAATCCATGAGTTCGTCAAGGGAGTTCACACGTATGATTCCGCACTGTGAGAATGCTGCTTCGTATGCAGAGTCTGAACCAGCGATGGTACCTGTGTGTGAGGAAACTGCTTCGGATCCCTTGGATGTTCTTCCAGATTTTATAACGAGAACAGGTTTTTTCTTTGAAGCTTTTTTACTGGCTTCTATGAAACCTTGACCATCAACGATACCTTCTAAGTAAGCTGTTATAACGTTGGTGTTCTCATCTTCCATGAAATCCTTCATGCAATCGTTTTCGTTGATAACTGCCTTATTTCCAAGGCTGACGATCCTGGAAAATCCTATATTCTTTTTATCAGCGTAATCCAGTATAGCTGCCATTATGGCTCCTGACTGGGTCATGAATGATATTTTACCTTTATGAGCAATATCAGAAGAGAATGATGCATTCATATTGTTGTAAGTGTTCATTATACCCAAACAGTTAGGACCAACGAGTTTTATGCCGTATTTTTTGGATATCTCCACCAGCTGGTTCTCTAGTTTGGCTCCTTCTTCATCAACTTCCTTAAATCCTGCTGAAATCACTACAATGTTTTTTATTCCAGTTTCTCCACATTCTTCAACTGTTGCTGGAATTATGTGGGATGGTATGGTTATCACTGCAAGGTCTACAGGACCATGTTCCTTTATGGATGTGTAAGCAGGAAGTCCATGTATTTTACCACCTTTTGGGTTGACGGGGACTATTTCTCCCTTGTAATAATTTAAAAGGGACTTCATTATATCGTATCCGATTTTACCCTTTGTCTCCGATGCACCTATTACTGCAACTGATTTTGCATTGAACATATCATGCATGTCTATCACCTCTTATATGGGTTTGTTTAATTTTTTTTTGAGATTGAAATGTAAAACAAGTGTCAATTCCTCATGTTTATTCATTACAGTTACGCATGCGATTACTCTTATTATAACAAAGTTATAGATAAACCTATTGTTTCTTGAAGCTCAAGACAACTTCTTTTTCAGAGGATATACCCCAGAAATTCTATGTATCCAAGTGCTTAACATGGGATAAGTTGTGAAAATTAATATCTGAAGGGAAATACTTGAAAATTTGTAAATCAAAACAAGAACTTTCTTATTAAAAACTCATCCCCCTCCTTTTGAGGTCGGTAGGGGGAGAGTAATGTTCTGGTGTGTCATGATTTACATGACCATCATGGGTTTTTATTTACAACTATATAAAAATATTCCATTATTTATCTATTAAACATTAAACTTCAAAATAAGGCGTATTAAAAATCCTCTCTCTCAAGGAGGCGGTATTATTTGGAGAGAGGTTACTGGTGCCATGCAGTGCATGAACATCATAGATTCTTCTTCATATAATATATAAAATTTTTTTCCAAATTCCATCCACATTCAACCTAAATTTTAAAATAAGAACAATTAAAACTTCCTACTTCTGATTGTTGTGTGGTGAAGGCTTAAAACTTCGACATTTTAGATAATGTAAATTAATTGTATAAAAACCAATTAAAAATTATATAAATCTAATTGAATATTTCATGGACACATAACCTTATAAAGTTGTTACATATTACTTCTATTTATGAAAACATGGATAGTGAGGGCTGTTGATTGGGGAAACATCCAGCGCAGTCCAACCTTTCAAGCAGTCTTCAACTATTTTTTTTCAGGTTCCAAAAATTTACCTACACCTGTTGTTTTTGATAGTGCCGGAACACATGTAAATGATATAATAATGAATTGTACTCCTGTTACGAAGCAACTCGATATTATAGATGCTGCCATGTACTACGATATTATCAAGGGCAAAAACGAATGTCTGGCAGAGGATTTTTTGGATAAGTGGCATGGAACGTGTGAAGAACAAATTCCTGATAAAGAAAAGAGTGGAATAACTCAGTTGTACTCTGAAATAAAAAATGATGTCCATTTGATGCAGATGGGATTCAGAAATGAAGCACTGCTTGATGCAGGTATCCCTGAACAATATTTACCTGGAATGAGAGTTCCATTTCGTCACGATAAAAATTTGAAGCTGATCCTACCAATTGAAGAAAACATAGCCCATGATATTGGGGGTTACTACAAAACTTCTGAAGAGGAACAACCATTAACAAAAATTTACGGACAATTGGTGGGGATAAAACCCCTGAAGGATGAATTGACTGGGGGACTTGAAACTGCAAGAAAACAAGTAAAATACTTCATGAAAACACGTGAAAAAGCAGCTGAAGAATTAATAAAATTAGTGAAGAACTAATATTTAATTATTTTTTTATCTAAATAATCCCTTATAAACAGTTTTCTTTTTAATTTAAATTTATAATATTTATAGGGTGATTGATAATTTTTAATTTAAAAAATTTAGAAAAAAACTGATTTCTTTTATTATTCAAATTATATGAATATCCTTTAATAGGATAGTCACAAGCAATGGGTAAAAGATTCTAAATTCAAGGATAACATTTAACATTCCTCTGCAGTAAAAGGGATTCTATTTAAAAGATTATGAGGCCTCTTATGATAAAGGTAGTTTACGATATCAAAGTTTATAGGGAAGTATTAAGAGATATTATACAAGCAGATGATGTGGTTGTGGAGTTGGGATGCCATGTTGGTAATTCCACACGGATCATCTCAAAGCTCAACAACAATGGAAGAATATTTGCCATTGACAACAGCCCAGAGGCAGTAAAGCCAATGGAATCACTTGAAAAAGAAAATCCAAACCTTGAATTCACCAGGGCAGATGTCAGACTCCATGAAACACTGGAAGCTGTGGCTGAGAAGATCAGGGAAGTTGGAAGGTGTGACCTTTTATCCGTGGATCTTGGAGGAGGATACCATCCCGACACAGTTTTCAAGGTCTTTTTCATATGGTCGTCAACTTTAAAACCCAGAAATACTATAATAAGAAACAGAGGACTTTTAGATTTCATCCATTCATCTTCAACAGATGAGGTGATAAGATCCCATGAGGGATGGCTGGAATCATCTGGGGATGATGGAATCCCACCAAGGTTGAAGGAATTCAAACTCTGGTCTTCAAAGATCAACTAAAATCAACTAAGAATGTTTACAGGAGTGTTTTCATGATAGGTAAAAGAATCAGGATTGAAAGGATACTGAACAGAAAAACAGGAAGATGCGTAATCGTACCAATGGACCACGGAGTATCTGTAGGTCCAATCCCTGGAATCATCGACATGACCGACACCATAAATGAAGTTGCAAGCGGCGGAGCAAACGCAGTTTTAATGCACAAAGGAATGGTAGGATGTGGCCATAGAGGATACGGAAAAGATATAGGTCTTATAATACACCTTTCAGCCAGTACCTCCCTTGGAGTTGACCCTGACAACAAGGTGCT is a genomic window of Methanobacterium congolense containing:
- the aspS gene encoding aspartate--tRNA(Asn) ligase translates to MTDSLENWRRTHYTKNVKPEINGEEIVLMGWVHEIRDLGGIIFVLLRDRDGLIQITAPSKKVSPELFEEIKKLKKEGVLAVRGLVQESGKAPNGVEIIPEEIKLLNESKLPLPLDTTGNTHAEIDTRLDSRFLDLRKHNVSAIFKIKSRMFHSIRNFLESRGYLEINTPKLVASATEGGTELFPITYFEREAFLGQSPQLYKQMMMGSGFDKVFEIAPIFRAEEHDTLRHLNEAISIDVETAFTDNEDAMNILEELVCKAITDVKEHCEDALKTLEVELEVPETPFKRVTYDEVIDIVNSKGVAMRHGEDLSRAAEKALGEVMDDYYFITEWPTSIKPFYVMPGFEDPEKSCAFDLMYKDLEISSGAMRVHQHDLLLEKIKKQGLNPDSFSRYLAAFEYGMPPHAGWGLGAERFTMCLTGAKNIRETVLFPRDRRRLTP
- a CDS encoding UPF0058 family protein — protein: MYKDELIQLHQFLVYVLKYLDDEYEVKDECKEYLCLHISPHHIHRTKAEHKHAIFVLSSAISEIIANNNGGSSSNISNGLAELVKRSKKELLKFQDENSLKYQKEKVKL
- the acs gene encoding acetate--CoA ligase alpha subunit gives rise to the protein MHDMFNAKSVAVIGASETKGKIGYDIMKSLLNYYKGEIVPVNPKGGKIHGLPAYTSIKEHGPVDLAVITIPSHIIPATVEECGETGIKNIVVISAGFKEVDEEGAKLENQLVEISKKYGIKLVGPNCLGIMNTYNNMNASFSSDIAHKGKISFMTQSGAIMAAILDYADKKNIGFSRIVSLGNKAVINENDCMKDFMEDENTNVITAYLEGIVDGQGFIEASKKASKKKPVLVIKSGRTSKGSEAVSSHTGTIAGSDSAYEAAFSQCGIIRVNSLDELMDYSSALALSPLPKGNKIAIITNAGGPAIMTTDVAIRKGLELAQLTCETRQTLKDGLPETASVKNPVDVLGDASPERYAFALETILEDPNVDGVIYLVTPQSVTDAEGIAQVAIEHAKKSEKPILCSFFGGTSFEGAEKLLAEEQVPNYLYPKRAVKSMKKLYDYSIIKEQEYPKAPEFNVDKVTVKNIIEDAKEKGMHTLGLESFDILKAYGIPTVGTAITTTVEDTVKAAEEIGYPLVMKIVSPQISHKSDVGGIKLNLNNADEVRAAYEDMMENIPKKEPEATLEGVQLQKMLSGGTEVIIGMVQDPAFGPMLMFGLGGIYVEVLKDVKFAIAPVNDIEAEEMISGIKTHELLEGARGDNPKDVEAILDIILRISKLVTDFPEINEFEINPLMVFDEGEGALAVDMRLMLKEGKSSDLLQPSERSMKLKSSH
- a CDS encoding BaiN/RdsA family NAD(P)/FAD-dependent oxidoreductase gives rise to the protein MKTYDVAVVGGGPAGMMAAIRAAELKKNVVLVERNDKLGKKLLITGSGRCNLTNTADTTDFLKKFGKKGSFLRSAFKTFSNRDTMEFFKSRGLDLKVEEGGRVFPVTDDAGSVLNLLKSSLRESNVSVLYNHRLSHMDVLGGDGPSFKLNFDSNSFMAHRVVLATGGASYPATGSSGDGFRIVSELGHKVVPLKPGSVPLKTREKWIWDLQGTALEKVGLKFKRGKKKVASGEGDLIFTHFGVSGPGVLDLSGSVVQALEDGEVQLFMDLKPETGMEALEEELLKDFEAHGKTYLKNFMKFLMPNRLIPVFLELVGVDPNKSLNQVSKKERNSLLNLLKSMPLTVTGSLPLKNAMVTCGGISKREIDPQSMESRICSGLYFAGELIDLCAPTGGYNLQEAFSTGYLAGESAAGLDK
- the hisD gene encoding histidinol dehydrogenase, whose translation is MEIIELTDKKRDELLKRSELDDADVAGIVGDIINDVRNRGDEALKHYTEKFDKVKLEDLRVESSSINKKNFNIEDKVLNALKKASKNIKKFHKAQIPEEWSIEVDEGINAGQIIRPLDSVGCYIPGGRAIYPSTILMTVIPAKMAGVKRVICCTPPQPDGTVSDIILAAASIAGINEIYMVGGAQAVAAMAYGTETIPKVDKIVGPGNVFVTAAKKMVYGAVDIDFPAGPSEVLIIADETANPEYVALDMMAQAEHDPNAASVLVTDSMETAEAVNAEIQEKIGSMERSEIITESLQKYGRIVLTESIEEAVDFSNDYGPEHLIITTENPEKQLESITNAGSIFLGQLTPVAAGDYGSGTNHVLPTSGCARMYSGLSTESFIKKPTVQRLSEKGVLSLKDVIIDLAEYEGLYAHAESFKKRLDHGKEQERLK
- a CDS encoding cyclic 2,3-diphosphoglycerate synthase; translation: MKAIKNMVCLVDGEHYLPVTKSALDTLDSLEHNEIVAVVFIGGTEKLREDSEEGVVEKLGRPVHFGEDPHKIPYETIIEVVRDYDADVVMDLSDEPIVDYSKRFKIASLVLDMGVPYEGPDFKFYPLSEHDVLKKPSLKILGTGKRIGKTAVSAYAARLIHKENYNPCVVAMGRGGPEEPEIVHGDKIEITPEYLMEQSDKGVHAASDHWEDALMSRILTIGCRRCGGGMVGDVFITNMKKGAQLANEVDADFVIMEGSGAAIPPIKTDKHIVLVGANQPIINIERFFGPYRVKMADLVVVTMCEEPMASPEKVKRIEEYIKDINPDATVISTVFRPKPLGNINNKNVLFATTAPDSIKDVLIEHLEDNYGCKVVGTTPYLSNRPLLQKDIEKYIDEADVMLTELKAAAVDVATKDALKAGLEVVYCDNIPQVIDGDYENLPDAIIKVVDSAIEHFNENP